DNA sequence from the Veillonellaceae bacterium genome:
TTTAAAATAAAGACAATCGTTATTATGCTATAAATTACCTGAATGAGAATTGGTCATACTAGTAAAATGGAGTAATTCATAACAACCAATAATATTTCAAGGGAAAAATGTCAAATCCTTGTATACACAAAATTTTTTCTCTTTTATAAAGGAGTTTTAATTGCTTAGTAAAATACAAAACTAAAATAATAAAACTTTTGGAGGGATTATAAATGAGTTGTTCAACAATTATGGCGATTGTTCAGGAGAATAGAACAGAAACGGCTATTCATGTTCAGGATGTATTAACTAAATATGGCTGTCATATTCGCGTTAGGCTGGGTTTAAATGATAGTTCGGTAGACCAGTGTAGCAACCGAGGGATGATTCTCCTGCAATTATGCGGTGAAGGATTGGAGCTAGAAGAATTTGAGAAAGAATTGAAAGCGATTGGTAATGTAAAAGTAAAGCATATGACTGTAGAGTTCTAAGGTTGTATCGTTTGACAAAATAAGGCAACAATTATATACTGTGAAAAATACTATCAATATATTAGATAAAAAATTGAATCAGGGGTGAATTCATGTCTGCCAAAGTTTATTTTTTACCGCTTGCAGACGGTCTGCCTGAAGCGGAACAGGCGAATGCTATGCGCAAAGTGCTTGAACTTTCGGACGCAGCCCAAGTTATTGACGAAAATGATTTTGTAGCTATAAAGCTCCATGTAGGTGAACATAAAAACACAACTCATATTAAACCTGCACTGATACGTGAAATTGTTGAGAAAGTAAAGCAAAAAAGAGCTTTACCTTTTCTAACGGAGACATCTACATTATACAAAGGCGAAAGAGAAAATGCTGTCAAGCATTTAATGCATGCTCACCGCCACGGTTTTGGAATTGATAACGTTGGGGCACCGTTCATAATGGCTGATGGTCTAACCGGCAACAGCGAATACGAAGTTATTATTGAAGGAAAGTTACATAATTCAGTCAAAGTCGCTCGTGAGATTATGGCTGCAGATGCCCTGATTGTTGTTTCACATCCGACTGGCCATGTTGCTGCAGGGCTAGGAGCATGTATAAAGAATCTTGGCATGGGTCTGGCGAGTCGAATGGGTAAAATGCGTCAGCACTCAAAGATGTCGCCAGAAGTACTTAATAGCTGCAGGTTTTGCCAAAAGTGCATTAAGTGGTGTCCAGAAAACGCTATTATTGAAAAAAACGGCAAAGCTTATATTATGACTGACAAGTGTATTGGCTGCGGTGAATGTTTGGCCGTATGCCGTTTCGATGCAGTAAAGTATGACTGGGGCGCAGAATCGGGCTATATGCAGCGCAGCATGGCCGAACATGCTTATGGCGTTGTTAAAGAGAAGGCCGGAAAATGCATATTTTTCAACGTCCTAATCGATATGACTAAGGACTGTGACTGTTTTAATGTTAAGCAGGATAAAATGATACCTGATATTGGCATACTTGTTTCTACTGATCCCGTAGCAGTTGAAAAAGCAACTATGGATTTGACTGCAAAGGCGCATGGTAAAAATTTAGCCGAAATGGCATATAAGCACCATGACGCAATGATTCAGATACAGCACGCAGCCGAAATAGGCATGGGGTCACTTGACTATGAATTAGTAACACTTTAATTTTTATAAAGGTTTAGCTGACAAAGAGGGAGAAAATTGAAAAAAACTAACGCGGCTAGGATTTTAGATAATCTTAAGATTTCATATAAGTTGTCTGAATATAAGGTGGAAGAGAGCGACCTTAGCGCTGAAAGTGTTGCACGGAAGATAGGTATGCCAGCCAAGCAAGTTTTTAAAACCTTAGTGGCACGCGGTGATAAGACCGGTGTGTTAATGGCATGTATACCGGGTTCTGCTGAACTCAATCTTAAAGCGCTTGCTCAGGAAAGTGCCAATAAAAAGGTAGAGATGGTACATCTTAAAGAAGTTTTGGGACTAACAGGTTATATTAGGGGCGGTGTTTCGCCGCTCGGTGCCAAAAAACGATACCCTGTGTTTTTGGATGAAAGCTGTTTAGAATGGCCGACAATTGCCATCAGCGCAGGCATCCGCGGTTGTCAGATTGTCGTAAACCCTAACGATCTGGCGGGAGTTGTCGAGGCTAAATTATGCTCGATAGCTGTTTGGGAATAATAGAAACTTAGGGGGCATTCTCTGCTGCTATTATTGTTCGTCATAATGCGAAACTATAATTGAAAAAGAAATTACTGCAGCTAGTTAATAGGAAAGGGGCAGATTATGTATATTAGTACAAGGGGTGGAGAAGGGAAGTATAGCGCCGCAGAGGCGATTAAATTAGGAATGGCCAGTGATGGAGGCCTTTTTGTTCCGGACGCTCTGGTTCAGTTTGATCTACAACAACTGCAAGCCTTAGGAGATTATTCGTACCAGCAAAGAGCATTAGCTGTTTTAAACCCATATTTGCCTGATTATAGTCAAGAGGAAATTGAGGCATGCATTAATCGAGCGTATAATGAGTCGAAATTTGATTGTAAAGAAATAGCGCCCCTTATCTCTGCTGGTGATGATAAGTATGTTTTGGAATTGTGGCACGGACCAACAAGTGCATTTAAAGATATGGCACTGCAAATATTACCGCAGCTTTTATCTATTGCATTGTCCAAAACAGGCGAAACAGACGAAATCGTAATACTTGTCGCGACATCCGGGGATACTGGTAAAGCGGCTTTAGAAGGATTTAAAGATGTCGAGCAAACGAAGATCATTGTTTTTTACCCGCAGGATGGTGTTAGCCAAATCCAGCGCTTGCAAATGATAACCCAGCAAGGCAGTAATGTTTCAGTAGCCGCTGTTAAAGGCAATTTTGATGATGCTCAAACCGGTGTTAAGAAAATTTTCAATGATCAAGTGTATAAAAGAGAGTTAGCTGAGCGTGGTTTCCGGTTGTCATCAGCCAATTCTATAAACTGGGGCAGGCTATTGCCACAGATTGTTTACTATTTCAGTGCTTACGCAGATCTAGTTAAACAGAAGCGGGTTAAGATAGGACAGCCTGTTAATTTCGTTGTTCCAACCGGCAACTTTGGCAATATTCTAGCAGGTTATTATGCAAAAATGATGGGTTTGCCGATTAAAAAGTTAATTTGCGCATCTAATCACAACAACGTTTTAACAGAGTTCTTTAGGACAGGCCGATATGATCGCCGGCGAGAGTTCCATAAGACAATTTCTCCATCGATGGATATTTTAATATCTAGCAATTTAGAGCGATTGTTGTATCACATTACGAATAAGAATACAGCATTAATATCTGAATGGATGAATAAGTTGTCTGTAGAAGGCTATTATGAAATTGGGTATGATTATTTAGCTGATCTTAATGAAATCTTTTGGGCTGATTGGGTAGACGATGAAAAGACAATCGAAACGATCCGCCGAGTCTACCACACTTCAAGTTATCTAATTGACCCGCACACTGCCGTAGCATGGGAAGCCGGAGATAAGTACCGAGCGCAGACGGGCGACAATACACCATTAGTAGTATTATCTACAGCCAGCCCTTTTAAATTTAATGATAGTGTTTTAGCAGCAATTGCTGATATTAATGACGTTACCAAGCTCCAAAATGAATTTGACATGCTTGACCAAATCTCACGGATTACCAGCTTAGAGATTCCTACTGGGCTTAAAAATTTAAAAACAGATGCTATCCGGCATACTGGGATTTGTGCTAAGGAAGAAATGCAACAATTAGTTAGTAATGTCTTATTTACATAAATTATATTTAATTGGGTTAATTAATTAGCCTATTTGTAGAACTAGACCACCATATATATAATTTGTGCTATAATAGTAAGGTGTATTATTAAATATATATATTTTAGGGTGGTGAATAGCCGTGCGAATCGAACTCAATGAAAGAGCTAGTGAAATTATAAAGGGCGTTAACAAAGTTTATTACAACTTAAGCCCGGCGGAATTAGTTGAAGTGGCGCTCTCCAAGAAAGAAGGCATATTAACTTCGACTGGCGCGTTTCGTGTTGAGACAGGCAAATATACAGGACGTTCACCAAATGATAAGTTTATTGTTGATGCGCCGACGGTACATAATGATATTGACTGGAATAGCAACAGGCCATTTTCCGTAGAGAAGTTTGATAAACTTTACAACCGGATGTTGGCTTATGTTCAAAATAGGGAAGTCTTTGTTTTTGATGGTTTTGCTGGTGCCGATGAAAGCAACCGCATAAAAGTAAGATTTATTAACGAATTTGCGTGGCAGAACTTATTTGTGCATCAATTGTTTGTTCGTCCTGATACTGTTCCTGAGAATGTAAATCCGGATTATAAGGTTATCTGCTTACCAGGGTTCAAGGCAAATCCTGAGATCGATGGAACAAATTCGGAAGCTTTTGTTGTTCTGAACTTTGAACAGCGGATGGTTTTAATAGGCGGCACCCATTATGCCGGTGAAATGAAAAAATCTATTTTCACTGTCATGAATTACATTTTACCTAAGCGTGGTATCATGTCGATGCATTGCTCAGCAAACGCCGGTACAAACGGCGATACAGCACTGTTCTTTGGCTTGAGTGGAACCGGCAAGACTACGTTATCAGCTGATCCGGATCGCCGTCTAATCGGTGACGACGAGCATGGCTGGAGCGAAGCGGGAATCTTTAATATTGAAGGAGGATGTTACGCAAAGTGCATCAACCTTCGTAAAGAGACCGAACCGCAAATTTGGGAGGCTATAAAATTTGGTGCTGTTCTTGAGAATGTAGTAGTCGATGGGGACAGCAGAATCGCCGATTATGATGATCAATCTATAACCGAAAATACCCGAACAGCATATCCAATAGAATATATCCCTAACGCGCTTGTGCCTAGCACTGGCGGACATCCAAAGACAGTTGTGTTTCTAACAGCAGATGCTTTTGGCGTATTGCCTCCTATTGCCAAACTCACCAAGGAACAGGCAATGTATCACTTCTTATCAGGATATACCAGTAAGTTAGCCGGTACGGAGCGGGGAATTACAGAACCGCAAGCTACTTTTTCCACTTGTTTTGGGGCGCCTTTCTTACCGCTTTCGCCATTGGTATACGCTAAGTTACTTGGCGATAATTTGGAAAAGCATAACACTAATGTTTTCCTCATTAACACTGGATGGTCTGGCGGGCCGTATGGCGTAGGTAAGCGGATGAAATTAAATTATACGCGGGCTATGGTAACTGCGGCAACTGAAGGTAAGCTCAACGATGTGAAGTATGAACTTGATCCTATTTTCAATGTCTATATTCCTACCGAATGTCCAAATGTTCCGTCGGAGGTTCTACAGCCGCGTAATACTTGGACGAATAAGGAAGACTATGACCGACAAGCTCACAAATTGGCTAATCTTTTTGTTAGGAATTTTGCTAAGTTTAAAGAAGATATGCCGGAAGAGATTGTGAATGCCGGTCCTAAACTATAAAATTAAGCGGCTGCTTTTTAGCAGTCGCTTTTGCTATCTAGCTTTGGAAGGTGCTGCTTGAGGGTAAGAACCGGCTGAAATAAGTCCCCTAGCCGGGAAAAACGTTCAAGCACTTGGTCGGAGGTAAATATTAAAGATTGAGCATTTTTAGTTTCATATGCCGTCTCTACCTCATCCCAGGTTACGGGGGTGGAAACGGTAGGAAGCGCGCGAGCTCGCATTGAATATACGCAAACGGTAGTTTTATGATCATCGTTCTGACTCCAGTCAACAAATACTTTACCAGTACGCAGATTCTTTCGCATATTAGAAACAATAAGAGCCGGATGCTTGCTTTCTAACATTTTAGCTAGCGTGTGGGCAAAATGTTTAGTTTGGTCATAGCTCGTTTTGGTATTTAGCGGTACATAGACTTGCAAGCCTTTCGAGCCAGAAGTTTTGGGAAAGCTCTGTAAGTTTAGCCTGTTAAAGAAATCACGTAGGCACAGTGCGACTTGCGTACATTCAATTATTGTTGCGGGCGGGCCTGGATCAAGGTCGAAAACCAACATTGTGGGACGCATAATATTATCAGCGAGTGATAACGAAGTGTGAAGTTCTAGAGCTGCTAGGTTCGCTGCCCAGACTAGGGCCGGGAGATTTTCTACAAGACAGAAATTTACTGCTCGTTTATTTCTTTCACTCCAAACAGGTACGGTTGGTAGCCATTTGGGACGGGACGCTGGACACTCTTTTTGATAAAAAAAATTACTGGCGGCCCCGTTCGGATACCGTTTCAAAGTTAGCGGCCGTCCCTCTAAGTGGGGAAGCAAAGCTGGAGCAATTCGAATATAATAATCAATTACTTGCCCTTTTGTAAAGCCGGATTCGGCATAAAAAACTTTATCCAGATTTGAAACCTTAAGTTCAACACCATCTATTGTTATTAGGATTTTATTACTGGGCACTGGCTTTTTTCCTCCTCGGTTTTGCTGATTTTGGTGGAGGTTTTGCAGGGTTTTTCTTGAGAGCTGATAGTGAGGCCTCTAATGCCGCCATAAGGTCAATGACCTTAGCACCTGGCTCAGCGATAGGCTGCTGCGTAACAAGGTCCTGGCCTTCAGCTTTCTTTTCTATCATTTCAAGGACCTTATCACGATACTCATCATGATATTTTGCCGGGTTAAAATCTGACGACAGCGATTCAACGAGCTGAAGAGCAACAGCAAGCTCGCGCTTTTCAGGTTTGTTATCTTCTGCAGGTAAATCGTCAAGTTGGTCTTGGCTTACTATTTCATCGGCAAAATGCATTGTTGAGAGTGTCAGCGCCCGGCCATTAGGCCTAATGGTTGTGAGATGCTGTTTATTGCGCAATACCATTTTGGCGACTGCTACCTTTTGGGATTGCCGCATAGCCTCAAGTAATAGACTATAAGCTTTACCGGCTCCTTTGTCAGGCACTAGGTAATAGGATTGTTCAAAATAAATTGGGTCTATTTGCTCAAGCAGCACGAAGTCTTCGATTTCAATGCTGCGAGACGCTTTAGGATATAAGGCCTCTAGCTCGTCAGGAGAGACTATTACATACCGGTCGGGTGAGATTTCATAGCCTTTCACAATATCCTCGTTGGCGACTTCGCTATTATCAGCAGAACATACTTTTTTCAAACGTATACGGCATCCGTCGCCGCGGCGTAGCTGATGAAACTGCAGCGATTT
Encoded proteins:
- the pckA gene encoding phosphoenolpyruvate carboxykinase (ATP), whose protein sequence is MELNERASEIIKGVNKVYYNLSPAELVEVALSKKEGILTSTGAFRVETGKYTGRSPNDKFIVDAPTVHNDIDWNSNRPFSVEKFDKLYNRMLAYVQNREVFVFDGFAGADESNRIKVRFINEFAWQNLFVHQLFVRPDTVPENVNPDYKVICLPGFKANPEIDGTNSEAFVVLNFEQRMVLIGGTHYAGEMKKSIFTVMNYILPKRGIMSMHCSANAGTNGDTALFFGLSGTGKTTLSADPDRRLIGDDEHGWSEAGIFNIEGGCYAKCINLRKETEPQIWEAIKFGAVLENVVVDGDSRIADYDDQSITENTRTAYPIEYIPNALVPSTGGHPKTVVFLTADAFGVLPPIAKLTKEQAMYHFLSGYTSKLAGTERGITEPQATFSTCFGAPFLPLSPLVYAKLLGDNLEKHNTNVFLINTGWSGGPYGVGKRMKLNYTRAMVTAATEGKLNDVKYELDPIFNVYIPTECPNVPSEVLQPRNTWTNKEDYDRQAHKLANLFVRNFAKFKEDMPEEIVNAGPKL
- a CDS encoding Ku protein, encoding MPRPMWSGSISFGLVNIPIKLYSTVKRKSLQFHQLRRGDGCRIRLKKVCSADNSEVANEDIVKGYEISPDRYVIVSPDELEALYPKASRSIEIEDFVLLEQIDPIYFEQSYYLVPDKGAGKAYSLLLEAMRQSQKVAVAKMVLRNKQHLTTIRPNGRALTLSTMHFADEIVSQDQLDDLPAEDNKPEKRELAVALQLVESLSSDFNPAKYHDEYRDKVLEMIEKKAEGQDLVTQQPIAEPGAKVIDLMAALEASLSALKKNPAKPPPKSAKPRRKKASAQ
- a CDS encoding ATP-dependent DNA ligase, with amino-acid sequence MLITIDGVELKVSNLDKVFYAESGFTKGQVIDYYIRIAPALLPHLEGRPLTLKRYPNGAASNFFYQKECPASRPKWLPTVPVWSERNKRAVNFCLVENLPALVWAANLAALELHTSLSLADNIMRPTMLVFDLDPGPPATIIECTQVALCLRDFFNRLNLQSFPKTSGSKGLQVYVPLNTKTSYDQTKHFAHTLAKMLESKHPALIVSNMRKNLRTGKVFVDWSQNDDHKTTVCVYSMRARALPTVSTPVTWDEVETAYETKNAQSLIFTSDQVLERFSRLGDLFQPVLTLKQHLPKLDSKSDC
- the ybaK gene encoding Cys-tRNA(Pro) deacylase; protein product: MKKTNAARILDNLKISYKLSEYKVEESDLSAESVARKIGMPAKQVFKTLVARGDKTGVLMACIPGSAELNLKALAQESANKKVEMVHLKEVLGLTGYIRGGVSPLGAKKRYPVFLDESCLEWPTIAISAGIRGCQIVVNPNDLAGVVEAKLCSIAVWE
- a CDS encoding DUF362 domain-containing protein, whose protein sequence is MSAKVYFLPLADGLPEAEQANAMRKVLELSDAAQVIDENDFVAIKLHVGEHKNTTHIKPALIREIVEKVKQKRALPFLTETSTLYKGERENAVKHLMHAHRHGFGIDNVGAPFIMADGLTGNSEYEVIIEGKLHNSVKVAREIMAADALIVVSHPTGHVAAGLGACIKNLGMGLASRMGKMRQHSKMSPEVLNSCRFCQKCIKWCPENAIIEKNGKAYIMTDKCIGCGECLAVCRFDAVKYDWGAESGYMQRSMAEHAYGVVKEKAGKCIFFNVLIDMTKDCDCFNVKQDKMIPDIGILVSTDPVAVEKATMDLTAKAHGKNLAEMAYKHHDAMIQIQHAAEIGMGSLDYELVTL
- a CDS encoding threonine synthase — protein: MYISTRGGEGKYSAAEAIKLGMASDGGLFVPDALVQFDLQQLQALGDYSYQQRALAVLNPYLPDYSQEEIEACINRAYNESKFDCKEIAPLISAGDDKYVLELWHGPTSAFKDMALQILPQLLSIALSKTGETDEIVILVATSGDTGKAALEGFKDVEQTKIIVFYPQDGVSQIQRLQMITQQGSNVSVAAVKGNFDDAQTGVKKIFNDQVYKRELAERGFRLSSANSINWGRLLPQIVYYFSAYADLVKQKRVKIGQPVNFVVPTGNFGNILAGYYAKMMGLPIKKLICASNHNNVLTEFFRTGRYDRRREFHKTISPSMDILISSNLERLLYHITNKNTALISEWMNKLSVEGYYEIGYDYLADLNEIFWADWVDDEKTIETIRRVYHTSSYLIDPHTAVAWEAGDKYRAQTGDNTPLVVLSTASPFKFNDSVLAAIADINDVTKLQNEFDMLDQISRITSLEIPTGLKNLKTDAIRHTGICAKEEMQQLVSNVLFT